One window from the genome of Erwinia sorbitola encodes:
- the ihfB gene encoding integration host factor subunit beta — translation MTKSELIERLASQHSHIPAKVVEDAVKEMLEHMATTLSDGERIEIRGFGSFSLHYRAPRTGRNPKTGDKVELEGKYVPHFKPGKELRDRANIYGG, via the coding sequence CCAAGTCAGAACTTATTGAAAGACTTGCCAGCCAGCACTCTCATATTCCGGCGAAAGTCGTTGAGGATGCGGTAAAAGAGATGCTTGAACATATGGCAACAACGTTGTCAGATGGAGAACGCATTGAAATCCGGGGATTTGGCAGCTTCTCTTTACACTATCGTGCACCTCGTACTGGCCGTAACCCGAAAACGGGCGATAAAGTGGAGTTGGAAGGTAAATACGTTCCACACTTCAAGCCAGGTAAAGAGCTGCGCGATCGCGCTAATATATACGGCGGCTAA